From Shewanella yunxiaonensis, the proteins below share one genomic window:
- the cowN gene encoding N(2)-fixation sustaining protein CowN — protein MAGVIQRYQSEDVKGDRMAIGEAMLSRILAHIEQDQSHNPLWQHFRQKVLDMRAGNGPQTDALFLLHSNVYYLRDLLDEVEDDEAVQQLDAMERDFF, from the coding sequence ATGGCCGGCGTTATCCAACGTTATCAGTCTGAAGATGTCAAAGGCGATCGCATGGCGATCGGCGAAGCAATGTTGAGTCGTATTTTGGCGCACATAGAACAAGACCAGAGCCATAATCCGCTCTGGCAGCATTTCCGCCAAAAAGTGTTGGATATGCGCGCCGGTAACGGCCCCCAAACCGATGCACTGTTTCTATTACACAGCAATGTCTATTATCTGCGTGACTTGCTGGACGAGGTGGAAGATGACGAGGCCGTGCAACAACTCGATGCGATGGAACGAGATTTTTTCTGA
- a CDS encoding M16 family metallopeptidase: MINKYVTTPLTLLAAATLILAGCQSLSPSTTETKTSTVTVSQDTGKFVLPAYETITFANGLTLMLMPQHEVPLITVNAVVRAGSVDDSIGGIASMTADSLLLGAGSRNKQQLEQQVDFLGASLNTQSSRDGSYLSADFMAKDMDTMLGLVADVMCHPQFAPQEFAKLKQRNMAALEQAKESPKSVINRYFSKLVFANHPYGNATSGDRDSLAKLTLSDVKAFYQQFYQPGNIAISVVGDFEPSQMKAKLQQLFGAWPGHTLAPQPDLAKGLPTLTQSRVLLVDKPDAIETTFLIGGRGIARDNPDYVGLSVVNTILGGRFTSWLNDELRVNSGLTYGARSGFVSFRDAGLFEISTFTKVASTEQAIDLALKTYQRLWEPGIDDTTLASAKAYVKGQFPPRYETNGDLAGLLSDMYIYGFDASYINAFQARVDSLTVADTKRLIDRYFPKDKLQFVLIGNAAKIAPIAAKYGPVKQLDIKAVGFGG; encoded by the coding sequence ATGATCAATAAATACGTCACAACACCGCTCACACTGTTAGCCGCGGCGACGCTGATATTGGCGGGGTGTCAGTCACTATCCCCGTCCACCACTGAGACGAAAACTTCCACAGTGACCGTGAGTCAGGATACTGGCAAGTTTGTGCTGCCTGCTTATGAGACCATCACTTTCGCTAACGGTCTGACCTTAATGTTGATGCCGCAACATGAGGTGCCACTGATCACGGTTAATGCAGTCGTTAGGGCCGGCAGTGTGGATGATAGTATTGGCGGCATTGCCAGTATGACCGCTGATTCGCTGCTATTGGGCGCTGGTTCCCGCAATAAACAGCAGTTAGAGCAACAAGTAGATTTCCTCGGGGCTAGCCTTAACACCCAGAGTAGTCGTGACGGCAGTTATCTCAGTGCTGATTTTATGGCGAAAGATATGGATACCATGCTGGGGCTGGTCGCAGATGTCATGTGCCATCCTCAGTTTGCGCCGCAAGAGTTCGCTAAACTCAAACAACGCAATATGGCAGCGCTGGAACAGGCAAAAGAGAGTCCAAAGTCAGTCATCAACCGTTATTTCAGTAAATTGGTTTTTGCCAATCATCCCTATGGTAATGCCACCTCCGGCGACCGTGATTCGCTGGCAAAGTTGACCCTCTCCGATGTGAAAGCGTTTTATCAGCAGTTTTATCAACCAGGAAACATCGCAATCAGTGTTGTAGGCGACTTTGAGCCGTCACAGATGAAAGCCAAACTGCAACAACTGTTTGGTGCGTGGCCGGGGCATACGTTAGCACCTCAGCCAGACTTGGCGAAGGGCTTACCAACGCTGACCCAGTCACGAGTCTTACTGGTGGATAAGCCCGATGCGATAGAAACAACTTTTCTCATCGGTGGTAGGGGCATTGCCCGCGACAACCCGGATTATGTCGGTCTGTCGGTGGTAAACACCATTCTAGGCGGGCGCTTCACCTCCTGGCTGAATGATGAACTGCGAGTGAATTCCGGGCTGACCTATGGTGCCCGTTCTGGCTTTGTGAGTTTTCGCGATGCCGGTCTGTTTGAAATCAGCACCTTTACCAAAGTCGCTTCTACTGAGCAGGCAATTGATCTGGCATTGAAGACTTACCAACGCTTGTGGGAACCGGGGATTGATGATACGACGTTGGCCTCTGCCAAGGCCTATGTGAAAGGGCAGTTCCCACCACGGTATGAGACAAATGGCGACTTGGCTGGTTTGCTCTCCGATATGTACATCTATGGCTTTGATGCGTCCTATATCAATGCATTTCAAGCACGCGTAGATAGTCTGACAGTGGCTGATACCAAACGGCTGATTGACCGTTATTTCCCTAAAGACAAGCTGCAGTTTGTGCTGATTGGTAATGCGGCGAAGATAGCGCCAATTGCGGCCAAGTATGGTCCGGTTAAACAGTTGGATATCAAAGCGGTGGGTTTCGGTGGCTGA
- a CDS encoding M16 family metallopeptidase has translation MKRQLTAMLLSLGLLGTATAQATTAKDIQSFTLPNGMKIMVLEDSSIPNANMYLFWKVGSRNERPGITGISHFFEHMMFNGSKLYGPKLFDRTMEAAGGANNAYTTENVTVYTDWFPSNALETIFKLEADRIANLDIDPKMVASERGVVASERTTGLENSNWQALQGPLKGVAFLAHPYSWPVIGHESDIAAWTQQDLVQYHKTYYAPNNAVVVIAGDVTLAAVKQLANEYFAPIPAQQPPAAIKTVEPPQQGERRIFVKKASVSTPNIMLAYHVPASSDKDYYALDLLTSMLSDGNSSRLYRGLVDQQLALDVETYMPMAFDPNLLYVMAVAAPGVTATKLEQALIAQMNNVARLGVSQQELDKARNLKLMDFYRTMETINGKANTIGTYELFFGSYQKLFDAPAAYNQVALADIQRVAQTYLSRANRTVGILAATEDADK, from the coding sequence ATGAAGCGTCAGCTCACCGCTATGTTGTTGTCACTGGGCCTGTTGGGCACGGCCACAGCACAAGCGACCACCGCCAAGGATATTCAGAGTTTTACTCTGCCTAATGGCATGAAAATCATGGTGTTGGAGGATTCCTCAATCCCCAATGCCAATATGTATCTGTTCTGGAAAGTCGGGTCGCGTAATGAGCGTCCCGGTATTACCGGCATTTCCCATTTCTTTGAACATATGATGTTCAACGGTTCCAAGCTTTATGGTCCCAAGCTGTTCGATCGCACCATGGAAGCCGCCGGTGGGGCTAACAATGCCTATACCACTGAAAATGTTACTGTTTATACCGACTGGTTCCCATCAAATGCGTTAGAAACTATCTTTAAGCTGGAAGCGGACCGCATCGCTAATTTGGATATCGATCCGAAAATGGTGGCTAGCGAACGTGGCGTAGTCGCTTCCGAGCGTACCACCGGATTGGAAAATTCTAATTGGCAGGCGCTGCAAGGCCCGCTCAAAGGCGTGGCATTTTTAGCGCACCCTTATAGCTGGCCTGTCATCGGGCATGAATCTGATATTGCCGCCTGGACTCAGCAGGATCTGGTGCAGTACCACAAAACCTATTATGCACCTAACAACGCAGTCGTCGTGATTGCAGGCGACGTCACGCTGGCCGCCGTCAAACAGCTGGCAAATGAGTATTTTGCGCCGATCCCCGCGCAACAGCCGCCAGCCGCGATAAAAACCGTTGAGCCACCACAACAAGGTGAGCGGCGGATTTTTGTGAAAAAGGCCTCCGTGAGTACTCCCAACATCATGCTGGCCTACCATGTGCCCGCCAGCAGTGACAAAGACTACTATGCGCTGGATTTATTGACGTCAATGCTCAGCGATGGCAACAGTTCCCGTCTTTATCGCGGACTCGTGGACCAACAGTTGGCCTTGGACGTGGAAACTTACATGCCGATGGCGTTTGATCCGAATCTGCTTTACGTGATGGCGGTGGCGGCCCCTGGCGTAACAGCAACGAAACTGGAGCAGGCACTGATCGCGCAGATGAATAATGTGGCTCGTCTCGGTGTTAGCCAGCAGGAGCTCGATAAAGCGAGAAACCTCAAACTGATGGATTTTTATCGCACCATGGAAACCATCAACGGTAAAGCTAACACTATCGGCACCTATGAGCTGTTTTTCGGCAGTTATCAGAAACTGTTTGATGCCCCGGCAGCCTACAACCAGGTGGCATTGGCAGATATTCAACGGGTCGCGCAAACCTATCTCAGTCGGGCCAACCGTACTGTTGGGATCTTGGCAGCAACAGAGGACGCGGATAAATGA
- a CDS encoding DUF4145 domain-containing protein, which yields MNDIEFVAGVSETLAEEYRKAKRYVDEVPTQSLLHVRSFAHRLTTLLAAQALVTFEGPNLYDHIEQLNQQRLIDVRITRALHRIRADGNRGAHPEKYHLEQAQLQQLARKAIRDLLKLVELVYPLLRRQDAPAYQFDEFDAMGGRELCFRAVMEDDSEAQYLLGMSFKSQALMARQQEQALQPEENVPKQQAIPYLAKAAYWFSQAAAHDSRAKFEHGVALLHGYVGAADVAAGQQLIRDAAEAGVVDAMALLGYFYLVGSGDITADIAQAEKYLTAAAAQEHAEAMANLGVLYYKQGDLAAAYHNIAQAAKSGYPHAQYHLSLMLARGEGCQQDLSASEQWLAEAAEQGQLDAMLARAQHMLNQEQAFGSDMSQAESYLRQVIRYGHSVPAMIELAIALTDGSLGRIDVVEAAAWLKLARGRANEHEQQVLQPLWQSLAQQVARVLALSKDKAEQRSLRRAQELLADQS from the coding sequence GTGAACGATATCGAGTTCGTCGCCGGTGTCTCGGAAACTCTGGCAGAAGAATACCGCAAGGCTAAACGGTATGTGGATGAGGTCCCAACCCAGTCGTTGTTACATGTCCGCAGTTTTGCGCATCGCCTGACGACGCTATTAGCGGCGCAGGCGCTGGTGACTTTTGAGGGCCCCAATCTTTATGACCATATTGAACAGCTGAACCAGCAGCGGCTGATAGATGTGCGAATAACCCGCGCGTTGCACCGCATCCGGGCAGATGGTAACCGCGGTGCCCACCCTGAAAAATATCACCTGGAACAAGCGCAGCTGCAACAGCTGGCACGCAAGGCTATTCGTGATTTATTAAAGCTGGTGGAATTAGTCTATCCATTGCTACGACGCCAGGATGCGCCGGCTTATCAGTTTGATGAGTTTGATGCCATGGGTGGGCGTGAACTGTGTTTCCGCGCGGTCATGGAGGATGACAGCGAAGCGCAGTATTTACTGGGAATGTCGTTTAAAAGTCAGGCATTAATGGCGCGGCAGCAGGAACAGGCATTACAGCCTGAGGAAAATGTGCCCAAACAGCAGGCAATCCCCTATCTTGCCAAGGCGGCTTACTGGTTTTCGCAGGCGGCAGCACACGATTCTCGGGCTAAGTTTGAACATGGTGTTGCCTTGTTACATGGTTATGTGGGCGCAGCGGATGTTGCGGCCGGACAACAGCTGATTCGAGACGCTGCGGAAGCCGGTGTTGTCGATGCCATGGCGCTGCTGGGATATTTCTATTTAGTGGGCAGTGGTGATATCACGGCGGATATCGCGCAGGCCGAAAAATACCTGACGGCGGCTGCGGCACAGGAACACGCTGAAGCGATGGCAAATCTTGGCGTGCTTTACTATAAGCAGGGTGATTTAGCCGCGGCGTATCACAACATTGCTCAGGCCGCGAAAAGTGGCTATCCCCATGCGCAATACCATTTGTCGTTGATGCTGGCGCGCGGTGAAGGTTGTCAGCAGGATCTGAGTGCCAGTGAACAATGGCTGGCTGAAGCGGCGGAACAAGGGCAGTTAGATGCCATGCTCGCTAGGGCTCAACATATGCTGAATCAGGAACAGGCGTTTGGCAGTGATATGTCTCAGGCAGAAAGCTACTTAAGACAAGTTATTCGTTATGGTCACAGCGTGCCCGCGATGATCGAACTGGCGATTGCGCTGACGGACGGTAGTCTTGGTCGGATTGATGTTGTGGAAGCCGCCGCTTGGCTGAAATTAGCGCGTGGTCGAGCGAATGAGCATGAACAACAAGTGCTACAGCCGTTGTGGCAATCTCTGGCACAACAAGTCGCGCGGGTGTTGGCGCTGAGTAAAGATAAAGCGGAACAACGTTCACTGCGGCGCGCGCAAGAGCTATTAGCCGATCAATCCTGA
- a CDS encoding putative bifunctional diguanylate cyclase/phosphodiesterase, which yields MIDWTRKLAQLQTDASLLPQLKIWQKQPHDTPLALFQKAVIVAANQAALDYFSCVHTEILGAALYDFAPRLQLNGQSSIEQARRLFEMAGDQPQMQEWLHLNRDGKELPTRLYLYPVHSEGESMVLVRFQHLDRRSQPRQSRNDEFAAIPRSVLSGILEESAEAVAITDSQNIVLAVNKALCRLSGYSSGQLLGKSLKVLEVADDIHQQECATALQERDFWQGEMFKLKADGQQFPAWQSSRRIMADGKPYMVTIFSDISDRKRLESRLTEQAMYDVLTGLPNRRHMKKLLNEALEYNHKRADPERLCALMFLDLNGFKHVNDCFGHSMGDRILQLVAARLEACCIEMADIARMGGDEFTLILTECQNRQEIRWFAEQIAKLFDTPFELEGQKFYLGTSIGISLFEGDTLTASQLLSQADTAMYCAKRSSDHIMFYDKSMSDAAEHRLKLLNDLRHAMSLGQFSIYYQPIVQLKDNQLLGAEALLRWQKTSHELLEAADFVPLLEETGLIVTVGNWVLEQACQQAAHWRKMDYPEFTISVNVSPMQLEHLDFVKQVKMTLKNSGLPPQALALEITESALLNYPQQARKTLEKLHNMGLKVTIDDFGTGFSSLSRLGNMPIDGLKIDKEFAGQLENLRGRKLCHAIVQLSQALELSYVVEGIETEQQKVALQGMGEGKAQGFFFGYPLHPQQFALAHFQKHIA from the coding sequence ATGATCGATTGGACAAGAAAATTGGCGCAACTGCAAACGGATGCCTCGTTGTTGCCACAGTTGAAAATCTGGCAAAAACAACCACACGACACGCCGCTCGCGCTATTCCAAAAGGCCGTCATCGTCGCCGCAAACCAAGCGGCACTGGATTATTTTTCCTGTGTTCATACCGAAATCCTCGGGGCAGCATTATACGACTTTGCCCCAAGATTACAGCTGAATGGTCAAAGCAGTATCGAACAAGCCAGACGCCTGTTTGAAATGGCCGGTGACCAGCCACAAATGCAGGAATGGTTGCACCTGAATCGCGATGGCAAGGAATTACCCACCCGACTTTATCTATACCCCGTGCACTCAGAGGGTGAGTCGATGGTGCTGGTACGTTTTCAGCATCTCGACCGTCGCAGTCAACCACGACAAAGCCGCAACGATGAGTTTGCCGCCATACCTCGCAGCGTGCTGTCTGGCATTCTCGAAGAAAGCGCGGAAGCGGTCGCAATTACTGACAGCCAAAATATCGTGCTGGCTGTTAACAAAGCCTTATGCCGTTTATCGGGCTATAGCTCAGGGCAATTGCTGGGCAAATCATTAAAGGTGCTGGAAGTCGCCGACGATATTCATCAGCAAGAATGCGCCACCGCCTTGCAAGAACGTGATTTTTGGCAGGGCGAAATGTTTAAGCTGAAAGCCGATGGTCAGCAATTCCCAGCATGGCAGAGCAGTCGCCGTATCATGGCCGATGGAAAGCCTTATATGGTGACCATTTTCAGTGATATCAGTGATCGAAAACGCCTCGAAAGCCGTCTGACTGAACAGGCCATGTACGATGTACTGACTGGCCTGCCAAATCGCCGGCATATGAAGAAGCTGCTGAATGAGGCGTTGGAATACAATCATAAACGTGCGGATCCTGAACGTTTATGTGCATTGATGTTCCTTGATCTTAATGGCTTTAAGCATGTGAATGATTGCTTTGGTCATTCGATGGGAGATCGCATTTTGCAACTGGTCGCCGCCCGCTTAGAGGCCTGTTGCATTGAGATGGCCGATATCGCGCGGATGGGCGGCGATGAATTCACCCTGATCCTGACGGAATGCCAGAATCGGCAGGAGATACGTTGGTTTGCCGAACAGATAGCGAAGCTGTTTGATACGCCGTTCGAACTTGAAGGCCAGAAATTCTATCTGGGTACCAGTATTGGTATCAGCCTGTTTGAGGGTGACACCCTCACCGCTTCGCAACTTCTGAGTCAGGCTGACACCGCGATGTACTGTGCCAAACGCAGTAGCGATCACATCATGTTTTATGACAAGAGCATGAGTGATGCCGCTGAGCACCGCCTGAAGCTGCTTAATGATCTGCGCCATGCCATGAGCCTGGGGCAGTTCAGTATTTATTATCAGCCCATTGTGCAACTGAAAGATAATCAGCTACTGGGTGCAGAAGCACTGTTACGCTGGCAGAAGACATCGCACGAGTTACTTGAAGCCGCGGATTTTGTGCCATTGCTGGAAGAAACGGGTCTGATTGTCACTGTGGGTAACTGGGTGCTGGAACAAGCCTGCCAACAAGCGGCGCATTGGCGCAAAATGGATTACCCCGAGTTCACCATTTCAGTGAATGTGTCACCGATGCAGCTGGAGCATCTGGACTTTGTCAAACAAGTCAAAATGACACTGAAAAATTCCGGATTACCGCCGCAAGCGCTGGCACTGGAGATCACTGAATCGGCACTGTTGAACTATCCGCAACAGGCCCGGAAAACCTTGGAAAAACTGCACAATATGGGCTTGAAGGTAACCATTGACGACTTTGGCACCGGTTTCTCCTCGTTGAGCCGCCTGGGTAACATGCCAATTGATGGTCTGAAAATCGATAAAGAATTTGCCGGTCAACTGGAAAACCTTCGCGGGCGCAAACTGTGTCATGCCATTGTGCAGCTCAGTCAGGCGCTAGAACTGTCTTATGTCGTCGAAGGGATTGAAACTGAACAGCAGAAAGTTGCCTTACAAGGCATGGGCGAGGGTAAAGCTCAGGGATTCTTCTTTGGCTATCCGCTGCACCCACAACAGTTTGCCTTGGCGCATTTCCAAAAGCATATCGCCTAA